The sequence ATCTTTAAAAAAGACTGGCGAAAATGGGACAGAATAAGGCATGCCAATGCTCTTTAAATTGACAAAATGAATATTCACCATAATATAAGCTAAAGCAATTCCATACAACCCTAGAAAAGAGGCAGCTATCATAAAAGCAAAGCGCAGGATTCGGAAAGAAGCTGTCGCACTGTAAATCGGAATACTGAAGGAAGAAATGGCGGTCAGTGCTGTTACAACTACCATGATCGGACTGACAATCCCTGCACTAACGGCTGATTCACCAATTACTAAACCGCCAACAATACCAATTGTCTGACCGATAATTTTCGGTAATCGTACCCCTGCCTCATGCAGAATCTCAAATGTAACAGCCATCAATATAGCTTCTACTGCTGTAGGGAATGCTACCCCTTCTCTGGTAGCCGCAATGGAATAGGTTAACGTTATCGGAATCATGCCAGGATGGTAGGATACAAGCGCAATGTATAATGCTGGCAAGATTAGTGATATAATAACGGTCAAAAATCGTAATAGCCGCAGTAAGCTTGAAGTCAACCATCGCTGGTTGTAATCTTCCATAGAATGAACGGTATCAGCAATTGAAATAGGTCCGATTAACGCAAACGGAGAACCATCAACAACGATAGCTATTCTCCCTTGCATTAATTCAAAAATCACTCGATCGGGACGTTCCGTATCTAAAAGCTGTGGAAAGGGCGATAAAAAACTGTCCTCAATCCATTGCTCCACAGTAGCGGAGTCTGAGGCATAATCAATATCGATTGTATCTAATCTTCTGTTTACTTCTGTAATAATACTTTCATTTGTAATACCTTCTATATAGCAAAGCACTAATTTCTGCTTTGATCGTTCTCCAATTTCAAATTCTTTAAAACGAAGATTCGGATCCTTAATGTTACGGCGGATTAAGGCTAAATTCGTTTGAATACTTTCCACAAATCCTTCTCTTGGTCCACGAATCAATGTTTCCGAATCCGGCTGTTCAATCGCCCGTTCTTTCCCGCCAGCCGTACCCATTAATAATACACGTTCTATTCCATCCATAAAAAACGCAGTATTACCATTAAGAATACTGAAGGAGATGTCATCCAGGTCATCTGACTGATGAGTATCAGTAACGGAGATTACTTCCTTTTCAATATCATCTAACAAGTTATTTTCAAACGATTTGACATTAGATTGAATCATTTGCAGAATATTATTGTTAATCCTTCTTTCGTCCGTAATCCCGCTGAGATAAATGATAGCTGCTCGTTGATTTAGATTTCCAATCAGCAGTTCTCTCACTATTAAATCACTGGACTCACCAAGGATTCGCTTCATATTTTGCAGATTTTCGTCTAAGTTAGGACTAAGTGAACTAAAAATCACTTTTTTTTCTGAGCTTTTTGTGGTTTGTTTTCTGGTCTTCAAACGTTGAAACAATGACGCTCGTGCCATAAGTAATCCCTCAATTATCTAAGATAGTAGTTCATCCTTGTTTTCCCTCAATGCGTAAATTTTATGCAACACCAGAAAAACCGGGCATAACCCGCCGGTCCTAACTGACTTAATCAATAAACAACTTCCTATAATATGGATTATGTAAACTAGCAGCTTAGTGGTCATTTTGAAAAAATATGTGTGGTATGATACCGCTCCGTCCAACCACTCCGCGTCCTGCGGGGCACGGCTGGAGCTAACTTTGTGAAGAATAACGCTTCACAAAGTGGATCTCCAGCACCTGCACAATCCCGCGGGAGTCTCCGTGGTTGGTCTCCGCTGATGTATAGCTCCACAATTTATGTGACAGCTAGGATATGAAGCACTATCTGCAAGATTTACACCATAATTGATGAAATACATTGCCTAGCACCACTGCTTCTAGCTGTTCCAATCGTTGTAGTACTTCCCATTAGCGTAGGAAATAGGCGGAGACTCCCGTGGAATCAGCGCGAGCTGAAGATCCACTTATGAAAGAAAAGAATTTTCTTTCATAAGTTAGCTGAAGCCGTGCCCACAGGACGCGGAGCCTATTTCTGGAGCTTTGTAACGCAGATAAAATATTTCAAAATGACCGTTTTGCCATACAGCCTTAGCATTACATAATCCACATTATAGGAACTCCACATCATCTTCATTATGATTACTGATGTGACCAGACTTATATATTTTCTTGACTGATAAGAAAAAAATGGAAAAGCCCACCTAGTCCTAACTAACAAATAATCCATCATTTATTCAATGGCTGTTTATATACATGAGGCCAATATACTAGCTCTTACAAAAATTGTTGAGTCACTTCTGTAATTCCTTTTTACAATTTTCTTAATGAATGCTATACGTTTTTGCTCACAAAATAGGAACGGTTCCTTCGTAAAATATCGAAGGAACCGTTCTTGACTCTATATTATTGAAACTCTCGTATCCAGACCGTCATTTCATTTTCTCCGCGGTTGCTCCATGCATAGTATGGAATGGCGGTTATGCTTCTATCTGTAACTGGATATCTTTTTGTCGTATAAAGCTCATTTTCTACTGATTTTCTCACCGTTTGTACAGCACTTCCGATAATGACATGGACACCGTTTAATAAGTCTGGTTCATACTGAACAGTAAATGGTTGATCGGTTTTCACTTGTATATCCTGAAGATTTGAACCGTTATCATTTTCTTCTAAACAATAGATAACAGGCCCTCTCTGTAATACTACTTTTCCCGCATTATTACGAACATCCGGATGTGCACGCACTACTTCTACTGGCATTTCAAATAATAATTCAACAGTATCTCCATCCTGCCATTCTCGTGTAATGCAGGCATATCCCTTGCTAACAGAGACTTTCTCCTCTTTCCCATTTACGACGATTTTAGCATTGCTGCACCAGCCTGGAATTCGCGGTGACAAGGAAAAGGCTGTGGCGCTATCTGTTGAGATAGTGAAAGTAACCTTGCCATCCCATGGATATGCTGATGTTTGTTCCAATCGAATATGCTGTCCATCCATCTCAAAGGATGTATCACCACCTATATATAAATGGACAAATATTCCGCTATCATTGGTTGAATAAATATATTCTCCAAGCGATGCTAATAATCTCGCTATATTGGGTGGGCAGCATGCACAGCCAAACCATTGTTGTCTTGTCGTTTTGACTGTTTCCATATCATGACGGCAATTTGCTGTATGCGGCCAGACTTCCAATGGGTTCACATAGAAATATCCCTTTCCATCTAATGATATGCCACTCAATGCCCCATTATATAAAGCTCGTTCTAGAATGTCAGTGTATTGATGATCCGCTTCGATTTGGACCATGCGATGCGCCCACATGATCAAAGCAATGGAAGCACATGTCTCCGTATAGGCACGGTCATTAGGCAAATCATAATCTACTGTAAACCGCTCTTCATAAGAAGAAGATCCTATCCCACCGGTTACATACATTCGCCGATTGACGGTATTGTCCCATAAGACCCGGCACACTTCTAATAACGCTTCATCTTCCAGTTCATTTGCTAAATCGACCATCCCACTATATAGATAGGCTGCTCTTACGGCGTGGCCTTCTGCAGTAGTTTGTTCTCTGACCGGTAAATGAGCCTGATAATAATCATAATTTCGATAATCTAATTTTTCATCGACACCTTTTTGCTCCAATTCTTGATCATAGTAATGAACAGGGTTTCGCTTTCCTCTTTCCTCGATGAAATATTGACACAAATCAATATATTTTCTATCTTCTGTTATGTTATACAGCTTCATTAGTGCCAGTTCAATCTCTGGATGCCCCGGATATCCGCGCTTTTGATCAGGTTGATCCCCCAATACGACAGAGATATGATCCACTAATTTACTGACTATATCAATGATTCGTTTTTTGCCCGTTGCCTGATAATAAGCTACAGC is a genomic window of Gracilibacillus salinarum containing:
- a CDS encoding glycoside hydrolase family 127 protein, producing the protein MRTKEHTLAKMKPISLKKVSIHDPFWDPWQKLVKQSIIPYQWDALNDRIPGAEPSRTIENFEIAAGRKQGTHYGMVFQDSDLYKWMETVAFSLQDDRDPHWEKIMDEVIELIQEAQEDDGYLHTYFSVNDPNRKWTDLKEAHELYCAGHLIEAAVAYYQATGKKRIIDIVSKLVDHISVVLGDQPDQKRGYPGHPEIELALMKLYNITEDRKYIDLCQYFIEERGKRNPVHYYDQELEQKGVDEKLDYRNYDYYQAHLPVREQTTAEGHAVRAAYLYSGMVDLANELEDEALLEVCRVLWDNTVNRRMYVTGGIGSSSYEERFTVDYDLPNDRAYTETCASIALIMWAHRMVQIEADHQYTDILERALYNGALSGISLDGKGYFYVNPLEVWPHTANCRHDMETVKTTRQQWFGCACCPPNIARLLASLGEYIYSTNDSGIFVHLYIGGDTSFEMDGQHIRLEQTSAYPWDGKVTFTISTDSATAFSLSPRIPGWCSNAKIVVNGKEEKVSVSKGYACITREWQDGDTVELLFEMPVEVVRAHPDVRNNAGKVVLQRGPVIYCLEENDNGSNLQDIQVKTDQPFTVQYEPDLLNGVHVIIGSAVQTVRKSVENELYTTKRYPVTDRSITAIPYYAWSNRGENEMTVWIREFQ
- a CDS encoding spore germination protein, whose translation is MARASLFQRLKTRKQTTKSSEKKVIFSSLSPNLDENLQNMKRILGESSDLIVRELLIGNLNQRAAIIYLSGITDERRINNNILQMIQSNVKSFENNLLDDIEKEVISVTDTHQSDDLDDISFSILNGNTAFFMDGIERVLLMGTAGGKERAIEQPDSETLIRGPREGFVESIQTNLALIRRNIKDPNLRFKEFEIGERSKQKLVLCYIEGITNESIITEVNRRLDTIDIDYASDSATVEQWIEDSFLSPFPQLLDTERPDRVIFELMQGRIAIVVDGSPFALIGPISIADTVHSMEDYNQRWLTSSLLRLLRFLTVIISLILPALYIALVSYHPGMIPITLTYSIAATREGVAFPTAVEAILMAVTFEILHEAGVRLPKIIGQTIGIVGGLVIGESAVSAGIVSPIMVVVTALTAISSFSIPIYSATASFRILRFAFMIAASFLGLYGIALAYIMVNIHFVNLKSIGMPYSVPFSPVFFKDLKDVVIRAPITNLTRRPRYLKPFDNQSKNTNLKKRN